The Sphingomonas sanguinis nucleotide sequence ACGCCTGAAGCACCCGCGTGTCGGTCGCCGCGACATGGCGCATATCGTCCGCCAGCGCCCCCTCGGCCCGGCGGAACCACAGGATCTCGCCATAGCCCCAGTTCACCGCCTCATATTGGCTGTCGGCAATCTCCTCGATCTCGCGCTGGCGGGCGCGGACGAGCGGGTCGTGCGGCATCAGCGGCGTTTCGGGCCAGCGTTCGTCGAGATAATCGAGGATGATCGTCGATTCGAAGATCGACTGGCCGCCCTCGACGATCAGCACCGGCACTTCGGTCCGGGGATTGGCGGCGGCGAAGGCGGTATCCTGCCGCCCCGTTCCGAAATCATCCGGCAGCATGCGGGTAAAGGCGATGCCCTTTTCGCGCAGCGCGATCTTCACCTTCTGCCCATAGGAAGACAGCGGATGATCGTAGAGGATCACGCCGCCGCGCCGTCCCGCCGTTCGAGCGCCAGACGCAGGGCGTGCACCTCGGTCTTCAGGGCCTTGAGGTCATCGACCTCCATCCCCGACCGGGCGATCAGCTCCTCGCCCAGGCAGCCGCACCGATCCCGCATCTCGCGCCCGGCGGGGGTCAGGCTGACCCGCACCTGCCGCTCGTCCTGCGCATCGCGTTCGCGCACCAGCAGCCCGGCGGTCTCCAGCCGCTTGACCAGCGGCGTGACCGTGCTGGACTCCAGCGACAGGCGATGCGCGATCGCACCGATCGTGCGCCCATCCTCCTCCCACAGGACATGCAGCGCCAGATATTGCGGATAGGTCAGGCCAAGCTGGTCGAGCATCGGCTTGTAGCTTCGCTGGATCGCCATGTTGGCGGCATAGACCGCAAAACACAGCTGTTCGTCGAGCGGCCATGGGGCCGACATTTGCCATCTCCCTTTAGGGTGAAATGTATATCACGATAAAAGAAGCGCTGGACAAGTCCGTTCCGCCACCCCATATATGTATTGCGATAAATAATATCGGAGACACTATCATGACGATCGACGTGAAGTACCAGACCCAGGCGCGTGCCACGGGTGGCCGTGACGGCCAGGCGAGCACCCCGGACGGCACGCTCGACGTCAAGCTGTCGACGCCCAAGGAACTGGGCGGCGCCGGCGGCGACGGCAGCAACCCGGAGCAGCTGTTCGCAGCGGGCTATTCGGCCTGCTTCATCGGCGCGCTCAAGGTGGCGGGCCAGCAGCTGAAGGTGAAGATTCCCGATGACGTCGCCGTGTCGGCCAAGGTCGGCATCGGTCCGCGCGCGGCGGGCGGGTTCGGCATCACCGCCGACCTCACCGTCGAACTGCCGGGCATCGATCGCGCCGAGGCCGAAAAGCTGGTCGAGGCCGCGCATCAGATCTGCCCCTATTCGAACGCCACGCGCGGCAATGTGGATGTCGGCCTGACGCTGGCCTGACATCCTCCGTACTCCCTGAACCTTCCCGGCGCGGTCTGACCTCCCTGAAGACCGCGCCGTTTTTTGTCAGGCGGAGTCGCGCACGATCAGGCGTGGCGGCATCTCCAGCCCCGGCGCAGCGGTTCCGTCCAGCCGCGTGAACAGCGCCGCGACCATTGCCTTGGCCCCCGCCTCCAGATCCTGTCGGATCGTGGTCAGCCGGGGGATGGCGCGTTCGGCCAGCGGCAGGTCGTCAAAGCCCGTGACCGCCACATCGCCCGGCACCGATCGCCCCCCGGCGACCAGGGCCGCCATCGTCGCCAGCGCGATCATGTCCGACGCGGCGACGATGCCGTCGATCCCCTGCCCTTCCCGCGTCATCCGTGCCAGATTGTCCTCGATCTGGTCGGGCATCAATTCGGGCGCGAGCGCCACGTCCAATTGCTGCGGCGGCTTCAGTCCGGCATCGGCCATCGCGTCGCACAGCCCCGCATGGCGCTGCGCCAGTTCCAGCGTGCGAACCTCGCCCATGAAGGCGATATGGCGGCGCCCCGTCGCGATCAGATGTTCGCCCGCCAGCCGCCCGCCCAGCCGATTATCGACGCCGACCGCGCAGTGACGCTGTCCCGGCATGGTGCTGCCCCAGA carries:
- a CDS encoding organic hydroperoxide resistance protein, with amino-acid sequence MTIDVKYQTQARATGGRDGQASTPDGTLDVKLSTPKELGGAGGDGSNPEQLFAAGYSACFIGALKVAGQQLKVKIPDDVAVSAKVGIGPRAAGGFGITADLTVELPGIDRAEAEKLVEAAHQICPYSNATRGNVDVGLTLA
- a CDS encoding MarR family winged helix-turn-helix transcriptional regulator; its protein translation is MSAPWPLDEQLCFAVYAANMAIQRSYKPMLDQLGLTYPQYLALHVLWEEDGRTIGAIAHRLSLESSTVTPLVKRLETAGLLVRERDAQDERQVRVSLTPAGREMRDRCGCLGEELIARSGMEVDDLKALKTEVHALRLALERRDGAAA
- a CDS encoding glutathione S-transferase family protein — its product is MILYDHPLSSYGQKVKIALREKGIAFTRMLPDDFGTGRQDTAFAAANPRTEVPVLIVEGGQSIFESTIILDYLDERWPETPLMPHDPLVRARQREIEEIADSQYEAVNWGYGEILWFRRAEGALADDMRHVAATDTRVLQAWLTKRLGDAPWFGGETFGRADAAVAPMVNRSVHYGLGPVAGSPLAQWHERVSARPAVAETFAEFDAAAAHMAQAADHYRSGGRRREYRDHRLEWMIRSGGVPVVLEGLREDNIRFSWPG
- a CDS encoding LacI family DNA-binding transcriptional regulator, which produces MTDASPPARTLKDIARLAGVSPGTVSRALAGKSVVNAETRARIEALAAEHNFQINQMARRLRAQRTGVIGVAIPLGHERRQRLSDPFFMTLLGHLADELASRDHDVMLSRIIPDDDDWLSRITRSGMVDGVLLIGQSDQLSVIEAVAETYRPLVVWGSTMPGQRHCAVGVDNRLGGRLAGEHLIATGRRHIAFMGEVRTLELAQRHAGLCDAMADAGLKPPQQLDVALAPELMPDQIEDNLARMTREGQGIDGIVAASDMIALATMAALVAGGRSVPGDVAVTGFDDLPLAERAIPRLTTIRQDLEAGAKAMVAALFTRLDGTAAPGLEMPPRLIVRDSA